DNA from Micromonospora nigra:
TCGAGGCCCTCATCCCCGAGGTGCTGGTGCGGCAGCAGCCCGTCGCGTCCGACCTGCGGCTCGTGCTCTGCGCGATCCGGGTGGCGGGCGACCTGGAGCGGATGGGCGACCTCGCGGTGCACATCGCGAAGATCGTGCTGATGCGCCACCCGGTCGCGGTCGTCCCCGAGCGGGCCAGGGACGTGATGGGCGTACTCACCGGGGCGACGGCACGGATCGCGGACAAGACCGCCCTCGTGCTGGCCACCCGCGACCAGCTCGACGCGATGCAGCTCGGCCTCGACGACGACGAGGTCGACGCGGCGCAGGCCCGTCTGCTGTCCATGCTCGTCGCCGGCTGGCCGTACGGGGTGGAGTCGGCGATTGACCTGGCGCTGCTCGGGCGCTACTACGAGCGGTACGCCGACCACGCGGTGAACGTCGCACGGCAGGTCGTCTACCTCGTCACCGGCACGATCCGCCTCTGAGCCGTCGGCACGACCCGCACCGGGTGACCGGCACGGCCCGTCCTCGTGTCACCGGCACGACGCGTTCCTGACCGGCCGGACGTGCTTCCGACCGGTCGGACGTGCCTCTGACCGGCCGCATCGGGGTGCGCGTAAGGGACATCTGTGTCGCCCACGACACGAAGGTCACATGGCCTCCGGTGCCCGGCCACCCTTCGAGCCGGTGAGTTCATCTTTCGTTCACCTGGGGCCGGGGGCCCGGCTACCTGGGCTGCCTAGCGTGACTCACGTACGGCCCGAACGGGCTGATGCACCCCAATAGAGAGGCTTACCTGGTGAACCGCAACGTGCTCTCGCGGCGCCTTCTCGCTGGCGTCGCGGTTGCCGCGCTCGCGCTTACCGGCTGTGGTGGAAACGACAACGCCGAGCCGGCCGGAAACGACGGCAGCGCCGCCAACGAATACGCGAACCTGTCCGGCGAGTTGAAGGCTTCCGGGGCCAGCTTCCCGGACGCGTACTACCAAGAGGTCATCAGCGCCTTCAAGGACGAGGCCCCGAAGGTCACGATCAACTACAACGCGACCGGTTCGGGCACCGGCAAGAAGCAGTTCGGCGAGGGCCTGGTCGACTTCGCCGGCACCGACAGCCTGGTCAAGGACAGCGACGGCGTGGCCCCCGGCTCGTTCCTCTACGTGCCGACGGTCGCCGCACCCATCACGGTGTCCTACAACCTCGAGGGCGTCGACAAGCTCCAGCTGAGCCCTGAGA
Protein-coding regions in this window:
- the phoU gene encoding phosphate signaling complex protein PhoU, which produces MNRGGHDEQLDRLTGILATMSREAAVAVRDASTALLDVDRGAAEAVVSRDASLDAHRRDVEALIPEVLVRQQPVASDLRLVLCAIRVAGDLERMGDLAVHIAKIVLMRHPVAVVPERARDVMGVLTGATARIADKTALVLATRDQLDAMQLGLDDDEVDAAQARLLSMLVAGWPYGVESAIDLALLGRYYERYADHAVNVARQVVYLVTGTIRL